A stretch of the Vibrio gazogenes genome encodes the following:
- a CDS encoding MltR family transcriptional regulator, whose product MVEKINEADIIEQLNVAPSVRGFFIAAVNIFEKSIDSLVQRIFRSDYLAVKAVINPLLESSGPLGDLSVRIKLLFGLGVIPDEVYHDIETIIRLRNQLNKDGAEYHFTDPNILDSIHKISAFKKMGIFQLTPTLIDEEIDAKLYQLQLDRQQQVIKSSLSLAIVEICNMLNVESPFTT is encoded by the coding sequence ATGGTAGAGAAAATTAACGAAGCAGACATTATTGAACAGTTGAATGTAGCCCCATCGGTCAGAGGTTTTTTCATTGCGGCTGTCAACATCTTTGAAAAATCTATCGACTCATTGGTACAACGAATTTTCCGCAGTGATTATCTCGCGGTCAAAGCGGTGATAAATCCACTGCTGGAATCTTCAGGCCCACTTGGTGATTTAAGTGTCCGGATCAAACTGTTGTTTGGGTTAGGTGTGATACCGGATGAGGTTTATCATGATATTGAGACAATCATTCGATTAAGAAACCAATTGAATAAAGACGGGGCTGAATATCATTTTACGGACCCAAATATATTGGATTCGATTCACAAAATTAGCGCTTTCAAAAAAATGGGAATCTTTCAATTAACACCCACGCTCATCGATGAAGAGATTGATGCAAAACTTTATCAATTACAGTTGGACCGCCAGCAACAAGTGATTAAATCAAGTCTGTCGCTCGCTATTGTTGAGATATGTAATATGCTCAATGTTGAAAGCCCTTTTACTACGTAG
- the putP gene encoding sodium/proline symporter PutP, with protein sequence MENSFAITTTFIVYLVMMLAIGVYAYLRTKNSTDYFLGGRSLGPWPAALSAGASDMSGWLLLGLPGYAYAAGLESIWLAGGLLLGNWLNWFIAAKRLRTYSITTDAITIPEFLSRRFNDQSKLIQTISAFFVLLFFLFYTSSGLVAGGKLFETVFGLDYATAVIIGTICVVSYTLFGGFLAVAWTDLVQGLLMAAALLIVPMAMMQDGFSVLGDNLTAINPELLTIWRGMNGQPLGAIAIISLAAWGLGYFGQPHILARFQATRSNKDLRTARRIAIGWSALAMFGAVMVGLVGLVYTTNHPTLTLEDGEKIFMLLVNAAFHPVIAGILLAAILAAIMSTADSQLLVCSSALAEDFYKQVIKKDATSEQIVRVGRLSVMAVSILALVLAMTPDSSVLGLVSYAWAGFGAAFGPALVISLFWSRMNRNGALAGIIVGGVTIVVWKQLTGGIFDIYEIVPGMLFSTVAIVIVTLLSREPEQTVQSQHQTFLKQLKELD encoded by the coding sequence ATGGAAAATAGCTTTGCTATTACAACGACCTTTATCGTCTACCTCGTGATGATGTTAGCGATAGGGGTCTATGCATATTTACGAACGAAAAACTCAACTGACTACTTTCTCGGTGGACGCTCTTTAGGCCCTTGGCCTGCGGCCTTATCGGCCGGTGCATCCGATATGAGTGGTTGGTTGTTGCTGGGGTTGCCCGGCTACGCTTATGCTGCGGGGTTAGAATCCATATGGTTAGCCGGAGGCCTGCTACTTGGAAACTGGCTCAACTGGTTTATCGCAGCAAAACGTCTTCGAACTTACAGTATTACCACCGATGCAATCACAATTCCTGAGTTTTTGTCTCGCCGTTTTAATGATCAGTCGAAGTTGATTCAAACAATTTCTGCATTTTTCGTTTTGTTGTTTTTCCTTTTTTACACCAGTTCAGGTCTTGTCGCTGGTGGGAAACTGTTTGAAACAGTCTTTGGTCTCGATTATGCCACAGCGGTGATTATCGGTACGATTTGTGTGGTGTCATATACACTGTTTGGTGGATTCCTTGCTGTTGCATGGACTGACTTAGTTCAGGGGCTGTTGATGGCGGCAGCATTGCTGATTGTACCAATGGCGATGATGCAAGATGGTTTTTCTGTGTTGGGCGACAACTTAACAGCGATTAACCCAGAGTTACTGACCATTTGGCGTGGGATGAATGGGCAACCATTAGGTGCGATCGCGATTATTTCTTTAGCGGCTTGGGGCCTCGGATATTTTGGTCAGCCACATATTCTGGCTCGTTTTCAGGCCACGCGCTCCAATAAAGATCTCCGGACAGCGCGTCGTATTGCGATCGGCTGGTCTGCGTTAGCAATGTTTGGTGCTGTAATGGTTGGGTTAGTCGGTTTGGTTTATACCACGAATCACCCAACACTGACATTGGAAGATGGTGAGAAGATCTTCATGTTGTTGGTCAATGCAGCTTTCCACCCGGTCATTGCCGGTATTCTATTGGCGGCAATCCTGGCTGCAATTATGAGTACAGCGGATTCTCAGCTGTTAGTTTGTTCATCGGCATTAGCAGAAGATTTCTATAAACAGGTGATTAAAAAAGATGCAACGTCTGAACAGATTGTTCGGGTTGGTCGTCTCTCTGTGATGGCGGTTTCTATATTGGCTTTGGTTCTGGCGATGACACCGGATAGCTCGGTGCTGGGACTTGTTTCTTATGCATGGGCTGGATTTGGTGCGGCATTTGGGCCTGCACTTGTGATCAGTCTATTCTGGTCTCGCATGAACCGTAATGGTGCCCTAGCAGGAATTATTGTCGGTGGTGTGACAATTGTTGTTTGGAAACAATTGACCGGTGGTATTTTTGATATCTATGAAATTGTACCGGGAATGCTCTTCTCGACAGTTGCGATTGTCATTGTCACATTGCTGAGTCGTGAGCCGGAACAAACCGTTCAATCACAACATCAGACATTCTTGAAACAGCTGAAAGAGCTGGATTAA
- a CDS encoding 1-pyrroline-5-carboxylate dehydrogenase, whose product MVNKTTHFSDAAVAWQQWNLTDFSSKSEHLLRLAQSLELDAADLAQVITYHLNSARTRIAEVQLLVGPTGETNELYSSGRGVVVILHKRSGANASRAVLAQLAAALIAGNSILLCSDDTTLNARLASALENSCFPVHLVQIVAVEAFNQIMTCDVRQVGMICEPQDARQVNQELSMRSGVIISPVIETDLDQLPMTHDAALVLRFITERTRTINITAIGGNASLLEMGSSNH is encoded by the coding sequence ATGGTGAATAAAACAACACATTTCTCTGATGCTGCTGTGGCATGGCAGCAATGGAATCTAACCGATTTTAGTTCGAAAAGTGAGCATTTACTTCGTCTTGCCCAGTCTTTGGAACTCGATGCTGCTGACTTAGCTCAGGTTATCACTTATCACCTCAACAGTGCGAGAACACGGATTGCCGAGGTTCAGCTTTTAGTTGGTCCGACAGGGGAAACAAACGAACTCTATAGTTCAGGGCGCGGGGTTGTCGTGATCCTTCACAAGCGAAGTGGTGCAAATGCTTCACGGGCTGTGCTTGCTCAGTTAGCTGCCGCTTTAATTGCTGGAAACAGCATCTTACTTTGTTCCGATGATACGACGTTGAATGCACGTTTAGCATCAGCTTTGGAAAACAGTTGTTTTCCTGTTCATCTGGTACAAATCGTGGCGGTTGAGGCATTTAATCAGATCATGACGTGCGACGTGCGTCAGGTCGGGATGATCTGTGAGCCGCAAGATGCCCGGCAGGTGAATCAAGAATTGTCCATGCGATCAGGGGTGATTATTAGTCCGGTTATCGAAACGGATTTAGATCAGCTCCCGATGACGCATGATGCCGCACTCGTGTTACGTTTTATTACGGAACGGACACGGACTATAAATATAACAGCGATAGGGGGAAATGCTTCTTTATTGGAAATGGGAAGCTCGAACCACTAA
- the putA gene encoding bifunctional proline dehydrogenase/L-glutamate gamma-semialdehyde dehydrogenase PutA, whose translation MFTANDVLKSEFVEQPLNKLWALISPLYMADESQWLQELLPLAAPTDQEKQTITDKTTQLIKAIRADKKSVQMIDALLLEYSLDTQEGILLMCLAEALMRIPDAETADAFIKDRLSVADWRSHLKNSDSVFVNASTWGLMITGKVLELSDIQSTSPMQALNRLVNRFSEPVIRQAMNQAMKIMGRQFVLGQSIDEAQKNGQSMRDKGYTYSFDMLGEAALTSADANKYCQDYLSAIESVGKASESGTLQSSHSISIKLSALHPRYEVANQERVMTELLETLVVLVKRAREFDIGISIDAEEADRLELSLVLFEKLYRHDVNRGWGKLGIVVQAYSKRALPVLTWLTGLAKDQGDLIPVRLVKGAYWDSEIKWSQQKGYAGYPVFTRKEASDVSYLACARFLLSEHVRGALFPQFASHNAQTVTAVAVMATHRDYEFQRLHGMGDALFHQVMETYRPAIRIYAPVGNHKDLLPYLVRRLLENGANSSFVHRLVDARCPIDLLNRHPVEALQSFETLHNAAIPLPLDIYPDRCNSYGVNIDIESEAAPFEHKVSEFLHQHWHAAPIIQGEDQYESMIKENVALTTVTAPYDHRIEVGNVIMANAQQITTAIEIAQQAFPQWRDTELGVRSAYLTHFADLLESHLPEFVALCHQEAGKTIHDSIDEVREAVDFCRYYATQIMQLTPTAQIGFDGAERYTQYLGRGVFVCISPWNFPLAIFVGQVVAALAAGNTVIAKPAEQTSLIAFRAIQLLLETGIPANVIHLLPCNGKESGHLLTSNPSIAGVAFTGSTGTAQRINQTLAARPCDPVPLIAETGGQNAMIVDSTALPEQVVRDVLRSAFASAGQRCSALRVLFIQEDVADRVVTLIEGAMQELSVGDPTLHRTDVGPVIDKAAQHRLLAHIEHMKQTQTLIAELTLDDECAHGMFVPPAAFEISGIECLKEEHFGPVLHIVRYRAKDLPHIVEQINQTGFGLTLGIHSRNETTYRWIEAHARVGNSYINRDQVGAVVGVQPFGGQGLSGTGPKAGGPHYLYRFTRPFYRDIAVKHSDSAVKQGADHGE comes from the coding sequence ATGTTTACTGCAAATGATGTGTTGAAGTCGGAGTTTGTTGAGCAGCCACTGAACAAGCTTTGGGCACTTATCTCGCCACTGTATATGGCTGATGAGTCACAATGGCTACAGGAGTTGTTACCGCTGGCAGCACCGACTGATCAAGAAAAACAAACAATCACAGATAAGACGACTCAGTTGATCAAGGCGATCAGAGCCGATAAAAAGTCTGTGCAAATGATAGATGCATTGCTTCTGGAATATAGTCTGGATACGCAAGAAGGCATTTTACTGATGTGCCTTGCTGAGGCACTGATGCGTATTCCAGATGCTGAAACAGCAGATGCCTTTATTAAAGATCGATTGAGTGTTGCTGACTGGCGTTCTCACTTGAAGAACTCTGACTCGGTTTTTGTCAATGCTTCGACATGGGGGTTGATGATTACTGGCAAAGTGCTTGAGTTATCAGATATTCAGAGCACCAGCCCGATGCAGGCATTAAACCGGTTGGTCAATCGCTTCTCTGAGCCTGTGATTCGTCAAGCGATGAATCAAGCCATGAAAATTATGGGTCGTCAGTTTGTGTTGGGTCAGTCGATCGATGAAGCGCAGAAAAATGGCCAGTCCATGCGTGATAAAGGATACACATATTCTTTCGATATGCTTGGTGAAGCTGCGCTGACCAGTGCTGATGCAAATAAATATTGTCAGGATTATCTGTCAGCCATTGAATCGGTGGGTAAAGCGTCTGAATCGGGAACGCTTCAGTCATCGCATTCTATCTCGATCAAACTGTCTGCATTACACCCTCGCTATGAAGTTGCAAATCAGGAGCGGGTCATGACCGAGCTGCTGGAGACGCTGGTCGTGCTTGTTAAACGGGCGAGAGAGTTTGACATTGGTATCTCGATCGATGCCGAAGAAGCCGATCGGCTGGAACTCTCTCTGGTACTGTTTGAGAAATTATATCGCCACGATGTTAACCGCGGCTGGGGTAAGCTGGGGATTGTGGTTCAAGCCTATTCAAAACGCGCGTTGCCTGTTCTCACTTGGCTAACGGGGTTAGCAAAAGATCAAGGAGATTTAATTCCGGTCCGGTTGGTTAAAGGGGCCTATTGGGATAGTGAAATCAAGTGGTCACAGCAAAAAGGTTACGCAGGGTATCCCGTCTTTACCCGCAAAGAAGCGTCAGATGTTTCTTATCTGGCCTGTGCTCGCTTTTTGTTATCGGAGCATGTCCGAGGCGCTTTGTTTCCCCAGTTTGCCAGCCATAACGCTCAGACAGTGACTGCCGTTGCTGTGATGGCAACACACCGAGATTATGAATTCCAGCGTTTACATGGCATGGGGGATGCACTGTTTCATCAGGTGATGGAAACGTATCGTCCAGCAATCAGAATTTATGCGCCGGTGGGCAATCACAAGGATTTATTGCCTTATCTGGTGCGGCGTTTGTTAGAAAATGGTGCCAATAGTTCTTTCGTTCACCGGCTGGTCGATGCACGCTGTCCGATTGATTTACTGAATCGTCATCCTGTGGAGGCACTACAGTCGTTTGAAACATTGCATAATGCTGCGATTCCGTTGCCACTGGATATCTACCCCGACCGTTGCAATTCCTACGGTGTCAATATTGATATTGAAAGTGAAGCCGCCCCTTTTGAGCATAAAGTCTCTGAGTTTTTACATCAGCACTGGCATGCGGCACCGATCATTCAAGGTGAAGATCAATACGAAAGCATGATCAAGGAAAATGTTGCGTTGACTACGGTCACCGCGCCTTATGACCATCGTATCGAGGTCGGAAACGTGATCATGGCAAATGCGCAGCAGATTACGACAGCGATTGAGATTGCACAGCAAGCGTTTCCGCAATGGCGAGATACTGAACTTGGTGTTAGGTCTGCATATTTGACACATTTTGCTGATCTGTTGGAATCACATTTGCCAGAGTTTGTTGCGTTGTGTCATCAAGAAGCGGGTAAAACGATCCATGACAGTATTGATGAAGTCCGGGAGGCGGTCGATTTCTGTCGTTATTATGCCACTCAAATCATGCAACTGACGCCAACAGCGCAGATCGGCTTCGATGGTGCTGAACGGTATACGCAATATTTGGGACGTGGTGTGTTTGTCTGTATCAGCCCATGGAATTTCCCATTAGCGATCTTTGTCGGACAAGTGGTTGCGGCTTTAGCTGCGGGGAATACGGTGATCGCCAAACCAGCGGAACAGACGTCCCTCATCGCATTTCGTGCAATTCAACTGCTGTTGGAGACTGGCATTCCTGCCAATGTGATCCATTTGTTGCCGTGCAATGGTAAAGAAAGCGGTCACTTACTTACCTCTAACCCCTCGATTGCCGGTGTTGCTTTTACCGGTTCAACAGGAACAGCACAACGAATCAACCAAACATTAGCAGCAAGACCATGTGATCCGGTTCCTTTAATCGCCGAAACGGGCGGGCAAAATGCCATGATTGTTGATAGTACGGCATTACCGGAGCAGGTCGTGAGAGATGTTCTGCGCTCAGCATTCGCATCCGCCGGACAACGTTGTTCAGCGTTACGTGTGTTATTCATTCAAGAGGATGTTGCAGATCGCGTGGTGACATTGATTGAAGGGGCAATGCAGGAGCTTTCCGTCGGTGATCCAACACTTCATCGTACTGACGTCGGGCCGGTGATCGATAAAGCAGCACAGCATCGGTTATTGGCACATATTGAACATATGAAACAGACGCAAACTCTCATTGCAGAACTGACATTGGATGATGAATGTGCGCATGGCATGTTTGTTCCTCCGGCGGCATTTGAAATTAGTGGGATTGAATGTCTGAAAGAAGAACATTTTGGTCCGGTATTACATATTGTTCGTTATCGGGCCAAAGATTTACCACATATTGTTGAACAGATAAATCAGACTGGCTTTGGTTTGACTTTAGGGATTCATAGCCGGAATGAAACAACGTATCGGTGGATTGAAGCACATGCCCGGGTCGGAAACAGTTATATCAACCGTGATCAGGTTGGTGCTGTAGTGGGCGTACAGCCGTTTGGCGGGCAAGGATTGTCAGGGACAGGGCCAAAAGCTGGCGGGCCTCATTATCTCTATCGGTTTACCCGCCCTTTTTATCGTGACATAGCGGTAAAACATAGTGACTCAGCGGTAAAACAAGGAGCGGATCATGGTGAATAA
- a CDS encoding helix-turn-helix domain-containing protein: MSMQKKASLPVSDQTPTPRPAEVMTLPSGMDCHAHFYTQIVVCLNGMTEFEISGYGNRVGPGQGCIVRAGANHAFGGIVESADIMVLNLPFPTTEAPLMVHQLNDLSNSGCYFCLDEPFKNLIRILGQEIAMAPEDYRLSQACHDTLVSILPRHITGYVPHVKESRFDMDIIDHYIDRNIGRPITVAQLAGSVFLGESQFHSHFKATTGVTPYQYVLDKRVQMAKQLIQQGGYTLGQIADITGFSGQSSFSHAFIRLVGLSPSAYKKRYQK, translated from the coding sequence ATGTCTATGCAAAAAAAAGCTTCCCTACCGGTGTCCGATCAAACGCCGACGCCGAGACCTGCAGAAGTGATGACGTTGCCGTCGGGGATGGATTGCCATGCTCATTTCTATACACAGATTGTTGTGTGTCTCAATGGCATGACGGAGTTTGAAATCAGCGGATATGGTAACCGAGTTGGCCCGGGGCAGGGGTGTATTGTTCGCGCAGGAGCCAATCACGCTTTCGGTGGGATTGTTGAAAGTGCTGATATCATGGTTCTTAATTTGCCGTTTCCTACCACTGAAGCACCACTGATGGTGCATCAACTCAATGATCTGTCGAATTCAGGCTGTTATTTTTGTCTCGATGAACCGTTTAAAAATCTGATTCGCATTCTGGGGCAGGAGATCGCCATGGCTCCGGAGGATTATCGGTTGAGTCAGGCTTGTCATGATACGTTGGTCTCGATCTTACCCCGTCATATCACCGGTTATGTGCCGCATGTTAAAGAATCCCGCTTTGATATGGATATCATTGATCACTATATCGACCGCAATATAGGTCGACCGATCACGGTCGCCCAACTTGCCGGCAGTGTTTTTCTCGGAGAAAGTCAGTTCCACTCACACTTTAAAGCAACGACTGGCGTCACACCGTATCAGTATGTGTTGGATAAGCGAGTTCAAATGGCAAAACAGCTCATTCAACAGGGTGGATATACGCTGGGACAAATTGCGGATATTACTGGTTTCTCGGGGCAGAGTTCTTTCTCTCATGCATTTATTCGACTCGTTGGTCTTTCCCCGTCAGCTTACAAGAAACGTTATCAAAAATAA
- a CDS encoding PEGA domain-containing protein: protein MIVRHIPALVLALIPLLGPAFVYADEANVAQTDPVATIDAKIDTKQDEIKSISSKYDTEITKLQQLKNDQDRLKREGGKLETKRNRAKSDLDKQYSQLLEDPDIDLATFQKKYQEVWNELKQNQASRLDNEQTITESEMRVSQLKQKQARLRSELDNLKESRVEARVKRINAELMDSNTIEANYKTTCSTTMTLGECANQGVYLTKQKAVSAFQDKLLDNLTESVIAKQNLKNVDLNVSIQDSQILSSGFQGNNDYYTKIQAQLQARPGATAGCKLLGVSTRYCLQGQKNYKPKKEKQWANITVRSDQYQDSVTIDGVSYGSTPVEIVLPHGRHQFTVSKDGYETYNQVITVNSNDTVWVKLRPNKQS from the coding sequence ATGATAGTACGTCACATCCCAGCGCTCGTATTGGCGCTTATCCCTCTTTTGGGGCCAGCATTTGTATATGCTGATGAAGCAAATGTCGCACAGACTGATCCTGTTGCGACGATTGATGCAAAAATAGATACAAAACAAGATGAAATAAAATCTATTTCATCCAAGTACGATACTGAGATCACGAAACTCCAGCAGTTGAAAAATGATCAAGACCGTTTAAAACGCGAAGGCGGTAAGCTGGAAACGAAAAGAAATCGAGCCAAATCCGATCTGGACAAACAATATAGCCAACTTCTTGAAGATCCAGACATCGATTTAGCAACCTTTCAGAAAAAGTATCAAGAGGTCTGGAACGAGTTAAAGCAGAACCAAGCATCTCGACTGGATAATGAACAGACGATTACTGAAAGTGAAATGCGTGTTTCTCAGCTCAAACAGAAGCAAGCCCGTCTGAGAAGCGAGCTCGATAACCTGAAAGAGTCTCGGGTTGAAGCTCGAGTCAAACGCATTAATGCTGAGTTAATGGATAGCAACACAATTGAAGCGAACTATAAAACAACGTGTTCTACGACGATGACGTTGGGTGAATGTGCGAATCAAGGTGTTTATCTAACCAAACAGAAAGCGGTCTCTGCGTTTCAGGATAAATTACTCGATAATCTGACAGAGTCTGTCATCGCTAAGCAAAATCTTAAAAATGTCGATCTGAATGTATCAATTCAGGATAGCCAGATTTTGTCGAGCGGTTTTCAGGGTAACAACGATTACTACACGAAGATTCAAGCACAGCTTCAGGCCCGGCCTGGTGCAACTGCCGGATGTAAATTGTTGGGAGTATCTACGCGATACTGTCTGCAAGGACAGAAAAATTATAAGCCGAAAAAGGAAAAGCAGTGGGCAAACATAACCGTCCGCTCTGACCAGTATCAGGATTCTGTAACCATTGACGGTGTCAGCTATGGTAGTACCCCAGTTGAGATTGTTCTACCACATGGTCGCCATCAGTTTACCGTGTCCAAAGACGGGTATGAAACATATAATCAGGTCATTACTGTCAATAGTAATGATACGGTATGGGTCAAACTTCGTCCGAATAAGCAAAGCTAG
- a CDS encoding SUMF1/EgtB/PvdO family nonheme iron enzyme — protein MRQGITALLSTLLLGFVSFSAFAEDATLPEKAAPLVNQIDDALFSKNTELEKAQKVLQEKQQTVANQQTELNRLRQQDKELSAKLNQTKKDLENAYQKMISDPKLDISAYQSTYQNAWSKYKQNQKSLFDTDNQLEEQKGLLKDQETKVSLLRKNIADLQRNKLKARAKRLRIELLKEGVEKVSFTNRCHPSMTIAACEQQTIKLALQKAVKQFQTSLLNSVSESSTVVKHASKASLNIHVLQHQTVQSGFSDASRYQTIVEARLGARPDNTAPCQLLDIDAQYCTIDDQQPIQQEVAWFNLTLRSNLYDDQVIIDDVRYGHTPLTLTLPEGVHQVRIEKTGYISYQTEVNLKSDSQLRAVLKEEHNQLKTGYAFADALSPSLSGPELVTITPGKFFIGEHASTQVFLDHAFAISSTPITVGLFKAFVTQTNYRSDAELMKTCVAMINNQMTPLSGHYWRNPGFKQSSQSPVVCVSQNDAKAFTNWLSKQTGFEYRLPTEDEWEIAARAGTQTDYWWGDDFATGLANTGWSGSFWANKSTSPVKSFPANPLGLYDVIGNVWEWTSAPQGILKGGAWSFSPLNAVVYSQLFSEPSTAANYIGFRVVREIKE, from the coding sequence ATGCGACAAGGAATAACTGCTCTATTATCAACCCTCCTGCTTGGTTTCGTATCATTCAGCGCTTTTGCTGAAGATGCGACATTGCCAGAAAAAGCCGCACCTTTAGTCAACCAAATTGACGATGCACTTTTCAGTAAAAATACTGAGCTGGAAAAAGCCCAGAAAGTTTTGCAAGAAAAACAACAGACTGTCGCAAACCAACAAACTGAGCTCAACAGACTTCGTCAACAAGATAAGGAACTGTCAGCCAAGCTGAACCAAACCAAAAAAGATTTGGAAAACGCCTATCAAAAGATGATCTCGGATCCCAAACTGGATATCAGTGCTTATCAGTCTACCTACCAGAATGCATGGTCAAAATACAAACAAAATCAGAAAAGTTTGTTTGATACGGATAACCAACTGGAAGAACAGAAAGGGTTACTCAAAGATCAGGAAACAAAAGTTTCTCTTCTCAGAAAGAACATTGCCGATCTCCAGCGGAATAAATTGAAGGCTCGAGCCAAACGTTTGAGAATCGAACTGTTAAAAGAAGGGGTGGAAAAAGTCAGCTTCACCAACCGCTGTCATCCATCAATGACCATTGCTGCATGTGAACAACAAACCATCAAGCTGGCTCTGCAAAAAGCGGTCAAACAGTTCCAGACATCTTTACTAAACAGTGTAAGTGAGTCTTCAACAGTCGTGAAACATGCTTCGAAGGCGTCGCTGAATATTCATGTCCTTCAGCATCAGACCGTCCAATCAGGCTTCTCTGATGCCAGCCGTTATCAAACCATTGTTGAAGCGCGGTTGGGAGCTCGGCCGGACAATACTGCACCTTGCCAACTTTTAGATATTGATGCCCAGTACTGTACCATTGACGACCAACAACCCATCCAGCAAGAAGTGGCTTGGTTTAATCTGACACTTCGTTCCAATCTATATGATGATCAAGTGATTATTGATGATGTTCGTTATGGCCATACACCACTGACATTAACGCTACCGGAAGGTGTTCATCAGGTTCGGATCGAGAAAACAGGTTATATTTCATATCAAACAGAAGTGAATCTGAAGTCAGACAGCCAACTTCGGGCTGTTTTGAAAGAAGAGCATAATCAGTTGAAAACTGGCTATGCGTTTGCAGACGCGTTATCACCAAGCCTTTCGGGGCCAGAGTTGGTGACGATCACACCAGGCAAGTTTTTCATCGGGGAACATGCATCGACTCAAGTATTCCTTGATCATGCTTTCGCAATTTCATCAACCCCGATCACCGTTGGACTGTTCAAAGCATTTGTCACTCAGACCAATTACCGTTCAGATGCAGAATTAATGAAAACATGTGTAGCGATGATCAATAACCAAATGACCCCACTGTCTGGTCATTACTGGCGGAATCCAGGATTTAAACAATCCTCACAATCTCCGGTTGTTTGCGTCAGCCAAAATGATGCGAAAGCATTTACAAACTGGCTCTCAAAACAAACAGGGTTTGAATACCGACTCCCAACGGAAGATGAATGGGAAATTGCAGCGCGGGCTGGCACGCAAACCGACTATTGGTGGGGTGATGATTTTGCAACTGGCTTAGCCAACACCGGCTGGAGTGGTTCTTTTTGGGCAAACAAAAGCACATCTCCGGTCAAATCATTTCCAGCAAACCCTCTCGGGCTGTATGACGTTATCGGGAACGTCTGGGAATGGACCAGCGCGCCTCAAGGTATCCTTAAAGGCGGAGCCTGGAGTTTCTCGCCACTCAATGCCGTGGTCTATAGCCAACTCTTCTCTGAGCCATCAACCGCTGCGAATTACATCGGTTTTCGAGTGGTAAGAGAAATAAAAGAGTAA
- the pdxH gene encoding pyridoxamine 5'-phosphate oxidase has protein sequence MKLSDIRREYIQGGLRKKDLMPNPFHQFDHWLQQAIDANISDPTAMTVATVAPDGQPFQRIVLLKDSGEHGFIFYTNLGSRKAQHIEHNNRVSLHFPWHMLERQVHITGRAQKLSAMENFKYFSSRPKDSQLAAIASHQSQRISARGILEGKFLELKQKFANGEIPVPSFWGGYRVIPESFEFWQGGEHRLHDRFLYAQQDAGQGDGQWDVNRLAP, from the coding sequence ATGAAACTCTCAGATATTCGTCGGGAATATATTCAAGGTGGTTTGAGGAAAAAAGATTTGATGCCAAATCCTTTTCATCAATTCGATCATTGGTTACAACAGGCGATTGATGCCAATATTTCTGATCCGACAGCCATGACTGTTGCGACTGTTGCTCCCGATGGTCAACCTTTTCAACGGATTGTGTTGCTGAAAGATTCTGGTGAACATGGGTTTATTTTCTATACCAATTTGGGCAGTCGTAAAGCGCAGCATATTGAACATAATAACCGCGTTAGCCTTCATTTTCCGTGGCATATGTTAGAGCGTCAGGTGCATATCACCGGACGGGCTCAGAAACTCTCAGCGATGGAAAATTTTAAATATTTTTCCTCTCGTCCAAAAGATAGTCAACTGGCTGCCATTGCCAGTCATCAGAGCCAGCGGATCTCTGCCCGAGGCATATTGGAAGGGAAGTTTCTGGAGTTAAAGCAAAAGTTTGCAAATGGAGAGATTCCGGTCCCTAGCTTTTGGGGAGGGTATCGCGTGATTCCTGAAAGTTTCGAATTTTGGCAGGGTGGGGAACACCGTCTGCACGATCGGTTTCTTTACGCTCAACAAGACGCTGGTCAAGGTGACGGACAGTGGGATGTGAACCGATTGGCGCCTTAA